Sequence from the Clostridium saccharobutylicum DSM 13864 genome:
AAACTGTGAAGGTTCTTGTACAAGGTAGTACCATTTCTCGCTTGTCCTAAAAGTGAGAATCGAAATTTTACATTTCGTTATTCGAACTTTCTCTGTGAGCTTTTATATTAGGAACATGCAAAAATGGTACTACCTTGTACTTAGAACCTTTCAGTGAAAATTTCATGGTCCTGTGGAACAAAAATGTATTCAATTTCGGTTATTCACCACATAAGTATGATTTATAGTTTAACATTTAATTATTTTATAGTTTTAAATTCATATCCTTGCTGTTTTAAATAGTCTATTATTCCTGGTAAAGCCTTTGCTGTTTCTTCTTTTCCATAAGTATCATGCATTAATATTAATGCCTTTTCTCTATTACCTATAGTTTTAATAGCTTCCTGAGTTAGCTGTGCTGCATCTTTATGACCACTTTCTGCATCACCTGATAATGCATTCCAATCAATTTGATGCCAGTCTTTTTCATGTAAAGCCTTGTCCACGGCTTCAGCTCCTTGTGGGTCCTTTTTACTCCATGTCTCTTGCCCTCCAGGAAATCTAATTGCACGTGTTGAAAAGTCTTGTCCCAAAACACCTTTTAAAGCTTTATCTGTCTTATCAAAATCAGACATACAATTTCCCAAGTTTATCTTTCCATTTGGAAATAAGTAGCTATAATCATGCGAATAAGAATGAATTCCTATTGCATTACCTTCTGATATTTCTCTCTTTACTAAATCCTTACTTGCTTCATCTTTATCAACGTATTTTCCTATAAGAAAGAAAGTTGCATTTACATTTTTAGATTTAAGAATATCTAAAATTTGTGGAGTTACAGTTTCCGATGGACCATCATCAAAAGTCAAATATGCAACTTTTTTACCATCAACTCCATCGGGTTTTTGCCCTTTAATTTGTTGATCAATATACTTTTCTAAATATGCAACATTTTCTACACTATTATCACTTTCTTTATCTACAGAATTATCATTGCTGTTTTGTGAAGAATCTTTATCTTGATTTTGCACTGAATTATTATCAGCAGCTTGTACAGCTTGCTTGCTTGATGAGAACTTTTGAGCAATAACTGCTCCTCCTATAATTACAAATAATCCAACTATAATACTAGATATAATAATTCTTTTTCTCTTAATGTTTTTGCTCTTATTTTTATTGTCAGCATAATTACGTTTCATTTTTCTACCTCTTATATATTTAAGAATTTAATTTATGTTTTATACTACAATTGCTACCTATTTAGCTGATTTATATAGGGTTTCTCATTGCGGAACCCTATAGCTAAGACCAGAACCTATATTAATTATATTCATAAACTATTGGTTTTACCTCATCAATTTTATTATTGTAATTGATGTTTAAACTGACTATTATAAAGATCTGTATAAATTCCACCTTTAGTTACAAGCTCGTCATGATTTCCTCTTTCTACTATTTTACCACTTTTCATAACAAGTATTATATCTGCATCGCGTATTGTTGAAAGTCTATGAGCTATAACAAAACTTGTTCGTCCCTTCATCATTGAAAGAAAAGCATTTTGTATTTTTAGTTCAGTTCTTGTATCTACGCTACTTGTTGCCTCATCTAAAATAAGCATTGGTGGATCTATAAGCATTACTCTGGCTATAGTTAAAAGCTGCTTCTGACCTTCTGAAAGATTTCCCCCAGATTCAGTAATCATAGTATCATAACCATCAGGAAGTCTTTTTATAAAGCTATGAATATACGCTGCT
This genomic interval carries:
- a CDS encoding polysaccharide deacetylase family protein, whose translation is MKRNYADNKNKSKNIKRKRIIISSIIVGLFVIIGGAVIAQKFSSSKQAVQAADNNSVQNQDKDSSQNSNDNSVDKESDNSVENVAYLEKYIDQQIKGQKPDGVDGKKVAYLTFDDGPSETVTPQILDILKSKNVNATFFLIGKYVDKDEASKDLVKREISEGNAIGIHSYSHDYSYLFPNGKINLGNCMSDFDKTDKALKGVLGQDFSTRAIRFPGGQETWSKKDPQGAEAVDKALHEKDWHQIDWNALSGDAESGHKDAAQLTQEAIKTIGNREKALILMHDTYGKEETAKALPGIIDYLKQQGYEFKTIK